The nucleotide window GAACTCCACCTTGCTCCCGCAGCGGCGGCAGGTCGGCAGCACCGTTCCCGCCGGGATGAACACGCTGTGCGGCAGCCGGTGCGCGTGGTGATAGACGCGATACACGCCGCTGACTTCCACGGTATCGCCGGGTCGAAGCCGGTCGTTCGGGACGACGTACATTACTTCCCCCAGGTGGTTCGTTCTGCCGGGGTTTGGAAGGACTGCGCCGAGCAGGCCAAGGATTGTATCGCGTTTCGAGATTCCGTGGGGAGGGTGGGAGTCAGGCAGCGTCTTTGCCGGCCGCGGAGGCGCCGTTCGCGAAGTCGTAATCGCCCTCGACCTCCGGACCCGCCATCAGCAGCGCGAACTCCACGTCGTCGCCGCAGCGCTGGCACTCGGGCAGCCTCGTCCCGGACGGCACAAAGACGTTATGCGGCATGCGGTGCGCTCGGTGGTACGCCCGGTAGATGCCCGATTGTTCGACGATCACGCCTGCGCGCAGGCGCCCCGGATCAGGTACGAAATGACGCATGACTTGGTCTAACCGCACGAAGGACACCTTCGGCTGCTTCGATGGATGCCGCCGCGTCGCACCCGTGTTGTCTCCGGCGCGAAAAGCAACTTAGTACCTTCGAGGGAGCATCGAATCCCTCCGAACAGGCTCGCGAAAAACGAGCCCTGCGCCCGCAGGTCGAGGGGATCGCGCGTGGCGTAACCCGCTCCCTCGGAGCGGACCCCGTAGCAAAATGCAATCGAGTCGACCGGTGTTGTCAGAAACTAGCCATCAGGCCGTCGCCTATTTATGCGACGCCGGCGGGAACGTCCGCCGCAAGCTGCGCGACCACCTCGGCTGCCCCGAGCTCTCCGCCGGCGAGCCTCTCTCCGCGCTCGTCCTCAACGGCGGCGCCGAACGCCTCGCCGAGATGCTCGCCGCCGTCCGCCGCTCCGGCGGCGCCTTCGACTGGGAGCTCAGCGTCTCCGTCCAGGGCCGGCCGGAGACCCTGCACTTCGCCGCCGCCGCCGACGGCGACGACGTCCTCGTCATCGGCGGACGCACCCGCTACGAAACCGTGCGCCTGTTCGAGCAGCTCGCCGGCCGCGAATCCGCGCGCACCGAAGCCCTCCGCCAGGCCATCCGCCAGGAAGCCGCCCGCCGCCGCGAGTGGGCCGGCCGCGCCACCGAGTTCTTCGCCGAGATCTCCCGCCTCACCCAGGAGCTCGCCGAGACCCATAAGGAACTTGCGCACAAGGATTCCCTGCTCGAAGTCGGCTCCCAGGCCCTCGCCGAGAGCGAGAACCAGTTCCGCACCGTCTTCGAGTACGCCGGCGACACCATCGTCGTCCTCAACGACGAAGGCCGCTTCCTGCGCGCCAATCCTGCCGCCGAGCGCATCTTCGGCCTGCCGCCCGCGCAGCTCACCGGCAAGACCATCTCTGAGTTCATCGAACTCGGCCCCGTCGCCCGCCGCATCGGCATCGTCTTTCGCAAGGCCGAGCGCCGCGAGGGCCAGTTCGCCCTCCGCGATGTCCGCGGCCGCGTCGTCCACGTCGAGTACACCGCCACTCCCGACTTCATCCCCGGCCGCCACCTCATGATCCTGCGCGACGTCAGCCAGCGCAAGCGCCACGAGGCCGAGATCCACGAGCTCAACCAGAGCCTCGAGCGCCGCGTCGCCGAGCGCACCCGCCAGCTCGAGCAGATCAACCGCGAGCTCGAGGCCTTCTCCTACTCCGTCTCCCACGACCTCCGCGCGCCCTTCCGCCACATGATGGGTTACGCCGAGCTCCTGCTCAAGCGCCTCGACGCCGCCGACGAGACCACCCGCCACTACGCCGCTTCCATCGCCGAAGCCGGCCAGCACGCCGGCCAGCTCGTCGACAACCTCCTCGACTTCTCCCACACCGCGCGCCACCAGCTCCAGCGCGTCGCCGTCGACACCCCGCAGCTCGTCGAAGACGTCCGCCTCGAAGTCACCTCCGCCGATGCCAAGGGCCGCCGCGTCTACTGGCGCGTCTCCGAGCTCCCCTCGCTCTACGCCGACGAGGCCATGCTCCGCCAGGTCTTCCGCAACCTCTTCTCCAACGCCCTCAAGTTCACCCGCTCTCGCGACGACGCCGTCATCGAGGTCGGCTGCCACGACGACGCCGACGAGGTCATCGTCTTCGTCCGCGACAACGGCGTCGGCTTCGACATGCACTACGTCGACAAGCTTTTTGGTGTCTTCCAGCGCCTCCACAAGGTGGAGGAGTTCGAAGGCACCGGCATCGGTCT belongs to Terriglobales bacterium and includes:
- a CDS encoding ATP-binding protein, with amino-acid sequence MSETSHQAVAYLCDAGGNVRRKLRDHLGCPELSAGEPLSALVLNGGAERLAEMLAAVRRSGGAFDWELSVSVQGRPETLHFAAAADGDDVLVIGGRTRYETVRLFEQLAGRESARTEALRQAIRQEAARRREWAGRATEFFAEISRLTQELAETHKELAHKDSLLEVGSQALAESENQFRTVFEYAGDTIVVLNDEGRFLRANPAAERIFGLPPAQLTGKTISEFIELGPVARRIGIVFRKAERREGQFALRDVRGRVVHVEYTATPDFIPGRHLMILRDVSQRKRHEAEIHELNQSLERRVAERTRQLEQINRELEAFSYSVSHDLRAPFRHMMGYAELLLKRLDAADETTRHYAASIAEAGQHAGQLVDNLLDFSHTARHQLQRVAVDTPQLVEDVRLEVTSADAKGRRVYWRVSELPSLYADEAMLRQVFRNLFSNALKFTRSRDDAVIEVGCHDDADEVIVFVRDNGVGFDMHYVDKLFGVFQRLHKVEEFEGTGIGLANVRRIVQRHGGRAWATGAPNRGATIYFSIPKRIEDKEQSA